The following nucleotide sequence is from Salmo salar chromosome ssa08, Ssal_v3.1, whole genome shotgun sequence.
CGCGTTCcgcaatgctggaagggggggggCCCCCTGCGTGAAAAGATTTGGGATCCCTTGGTCTCATTTTTATTTGACATTGAGAACTATTTTTTTGTGATCAATTGTTTATTAATAAGGACATTGAAAATATAAACTGTTGGAAACCTGACCATGTTTTGAATAAGTATGTATGCCTTTTATATCAggatttcccaaactctgtccccacgttttggtttttgccataGTGTAAAGGACATCATGCTTATTGCTAAGCGAGCACCACATCCTCCTGATTCGGCCCATACCGGTCTTGAACTTGGGACTTCTGCCTCCCAAACACACGTGACCGCCCTCAAGCGCCTTAGCCGATCGCGCCACCTCAACAGTTAGCTAATGAGGCGATGCAAGCAGGACACTTTTAAGGCTGAGAGGGaacagtttgggaaaccctgccttaGATTAGACTGTCTAGGAATTGTCTGTCATAATGATCATGCCAACCTACCAAACATTTCAAAAGCACTTAAACACGATCATGGCAGATTTACGACTTCCCACAAGCACATGAATGCCCCATATTCAAGTCTGACCAATTCTTCAACCAATAAGATTTTAGCTAGCTTGATTGCTAGCTAACTTTACTAATAATAGAATTAGCTAGTTTGCTTAACATTGACTATATGATAAAACTAGCGACATTATGCGCATTGATAAGTTTGTAATTGTCAAATTGATTcgtcatgttttggaggaaaaTGTATAGGGTCAGTGGTGAAATGTAACAACCTCCTCCACAAGTACAATTACGACTTCGACGGTTGTTCAAGTGAAACTTCCTATGCCAGACCAGATTTTTACTTACAAATAAAATGGAATAAACACATTTTAAAGCAACGACTTCAAACCCGCAGAACATAAAAAAGCATGATGTGTGACGTGAACACAGTACACCTACATTTAAACTTGGTTTTAGGCATCTAACTTtactaataaataaaataaaaaacaaatgacAACCAGAATTAGTTTTAATTAAATTAATCAACTCAattcaaaaaaaatatttttttacattttgctaCATTCTCTCGCTGCATGATTCTTCCAAACAAAAGCGAATTCACAGCAAACAGAGAGAACTATTCCCTCATCACCatctgacaccctattccctatatagtgctataTTTctagtccaaagtagtgcactatatagggaataggttgtcatttCAGACTCATCCCctgtcctctctatctgtctttgTGTATTGTCTTCAGGTGTTTCTTCAGATGGCCAGTCTGTTTGAAGTGCTTGCCACACTCAGAGCAGGTGTAAGGTTTCTCCCCAGTGTGGACAAATTTGTGCCTCTTCAGATTATTGTAATCCAGAAAGCCCTTCCCGCAGTACGAGCACCAGTGTCTCTTCTCCCCGTTGTGCCACCTCAGGTGAACATTCAGCTCCACACGCCTCTTGAACCGCTTCACACAGAGGGAGCAGGCAaacggtttctctccagtgtgaacgCGGAGATGCGTTTCCATGTCGCGCCGGATGACGAAGCGTTTGTCACAGATTGGGCAGATGAACGGGCGCACGCCGCTGTGGACCATCTGCTCATGCTTAGTCAGGCCAAAGCGGTAGACAAAGGTCTTGTCGCACTTCGGACACTGGTGGCCACGCTGTTCACCATGGACGCGGGCGTGGCGGTTGAGGCCTTTGAGGTTGGGGAAGTCCTTGCCACAGGTGGAGCAGGCGAACGGGCGCTTCCCCGTGTGCAGGGATGCGTGGCTCTCTAAAGCAGCGGCGCTGCTCAGGACGCGACCGCAGTCTGCACACTGGTTCTTGGTAAAACGTTTCCGTGGAGACTTGGgagactgttggagctggaacgGTCCTGGCGGCGACCACATCGGTTGTGACTTGCGATACCGCTGCGCCTGCTGGAACGTCAGCGTGCATGGGGGGGACTTTTTGAATCCGGAGTGAGGGCTGACGGTGACAATGAAGGGGATAggttgaggggtggagggagaacgTTTCAAATTCAAAACCGCCGCGGCCGCCGAACGAGGTCTGCCGCGACGAGGGGTGGCGGAAATTACCTTGAACTGGTGAGGCTGTGGGTGAGGAGGGGTGGTAGGAGAAGGGTTCACATTCGCCCCCGTAGCCTGGTGTGGGCTGGGGGAACCGTGAGGGCTGGTGCAACGCGGGCTGGTGCGGCGTGGGCTGAGGCTTGAGGTAGACGCAGCATGAGGGCTGGGGCTGTACGACCGGTGGCGCTGTGGGGTGGAAGGCAGAAACGGTGTCTGTGTGACCAGACCTCTAagctctgacctctgacctcgcTGTGAGGTCTTAGTGACCTTCGACCTACTCCTCTTAGCCTGGGCTAGGGCCAAACCTCTCTGAGCCTGCACCCAGGTCATGCTTCTCTTCTTGGATTTGGACACACCTCCAACACCTCCACCAATAGGTGACTGTCTGGTCAGAGAGGTCACATCAGTGTtagctcctccctcttcctcactgaTGATGTGGTTACTACTTCCTTGTCCACTAGACTTGTCGTCAGCCGTCTCACCGTTAGCGGTGTCCTCTACTACATCCTGGTCAACGTGAGATTCCCTGGACTTTTCTCCTCTGTTCCACATCACCTTTGAGTAGTCATGGTCTAGAGGggcggttctctctcctctgggtTTCTTAGCAACCACTGGAGATGGAGTACTGTCCTGGGGGCGGGGCCTTAAGCGGAGGCGGAGACCAGAGAGGATTGATTCGCGTCGACTCGACTTTCTGCCACCACCTACCTGGACAACAATCTCCTCCTTTTTCTCACCGACAGGGGTCGTCTCCGTAGCAACAGACCTGGTCATCACAGCTTCCGTAGATGTGGCAGGGAGGGGGGAAAGCCTCTCCCCCTCATCTTCCTcccaccctttttcctccacccTCGGTGGAGAGCGTCCTAGGGGTACTACTGACAACTGAGCTAAAAACGGTGTCTTAAACATCTGACAGGGGCCAGAGGGTGTGGTTACAGCAGGGGCTGACAGCTGTACAGGGGCTTCATCAGACGTCCTCTCTGGGACAGCAGGTGGCACAGTGGGGGAGGGTTGCACATGCTCAGTGACCAACAACGCCTGCTTCTCAGGGGGGCCAGCAAGTTCTTCAGACAAAGTCAGCAACAGAGTGGACTGGACCGGCGTTGGCGGAGTTGCCGTGGCAACACCCGACTGCGCCAAAACTGTAGGCGATTGCGGTTGTGTTGGTGGTGCGGCCGGTGGTCCATCAGGTACAGCTGTAGGCCTAGCTGGTTGTGTTGAGGGCACTGCTATTGGACGAGCTACAGGTAGAACGTCTGTGTGAGACTGTGCTGATGATGGTCGAGGAGATCGGGGTGGAACGGGGCTGGGCTGTGTATCCTGAAGAGGGGTTCTGGGTAACCCGGAGAGGACAGGTGGCGGGCGCTCTGACGCTGCTGCTGTAGACTTCACCGCTACAGTCGACTGGACCGCTGTGGTCGTTTGGACAGTTTCTTTTGACAGAGTAGTTACCGTGGACTGGGCCATTACAGCAGATGTAGAATGGATAGTGGCTGCTGATTGAGGAGATGCTGTCAGGTGTGATGTTGGAGACTCTGCTGCTGGTATTACCAGTGACTGCTGTTCTGCTCCAGGGGCCTGGTCCTGGCCTGCACTGccactgttaacctctctggtcctgggctgggatgggctgagagcCTGGGGGACCTCCTGGGTGTCTTGATCTCCCTGGAGGGGGGCCTCTGCTGAGGTAGACTGGGTGGTGGGAGTCCTTTCCTGGCTGTAACGGTTGACCAGGGCCCTTGCGGCTCCAGGTGGGACCAGGgctacagagggagggagattgaCAGGAAGGAGAAAGGTAGAGGGGAAAGttgaaagggagagacagaaagaacaaAAGACAGAGAGAATAACAGTGGAGAGATTATTATAGATATTATTAGAGCCTGGTTCTCATCCCAATACTGTTTATTACATTGTAATAAGATGTGTGATTCAGAAGCAGGTCTCCCTAGTTCCTACCTCTGCCTGGTAACTCTCTGAGAGGTTGTCTACGGACCAGAGTTGGGGGCTCTCCCCCCTCCTGCTTCAGCAGTATGTACCCGGGGGAGTAGTCATCAGAATAGTCTGCCTCCTGGGGGGGGGTGAATGGGAAAGTCAACCACAATAAGGTCAACAAAAACTCTGACGAAGGCTGTGAGGTAAATATGTACGCTTTAATACACAATTGATTCTAGGGAGAGCAGTGTTAAGGTTTTTCTTTTCACTGGGGTCGTCAATAACAGGTTGAGTTTAGAGGTAGATTAATTGGCAAGACAGCACCTACAGATCTGGCACTCAGGCTAGGAGCCCCGTCTTACCCAGTCCACCTCCTGTTTGATCAGTACAAAGGCCATCTGTGGGTTGTCCTCCTTGTCGTAGGCCCCACGGTGCAGCTCTGTCCACTGGTCCTCCTCACGCAGGTGCTGTTCCACAGACCGAGGCAACGCTTGCACTGTCAGAACTGGAAATACCAGATTAGGAGAGAGTGGTTAGGAGATAAGGAAATCTAGAAATGTAGAGGTGAAGATTACAAACCAGCTGATGACATGACAACATCCTGTGTTGCAAAGTGACTAGCATTATTAAGGTTATCAGTAATTTACGAATGCATAATATAGGCTACACCTCTCAAACATGTTCTGTTTAATATTGTAGTCTATTAAACATAGGTACATGAAGCAGTTTTGTTAAATATTCTCAACTTTGAGCCTTCATATGCTCAGCTATATAGCTAGCTATCAGGATGTGTGATCACTTGAACGTAGCTTAGCTAGCTTGTCCaaaggtgtattcattccaccaattctgttgcaaaacgtttcttgaAAGGGAGCAAACGAAacgggagggacctacctgaatttctACAATATTTACTCATTTTAAACTCAAAACAAACTGTTTGGAGGGAACAAATAACCCGTTTTCTACTCACCACATTGGACACCAATGTCACGTTTGCCGATATGTGAGGTTGTTCTTTGACTCGGTCCAGGCTCTGCGGTTCGTCTTTCACTTTCACCCGTCGATATCTTCGCCTTTTCAGGAGATCGAATTCTCGATTTGAGGTCCTCGTTCTCTTCTTTTATTCTAGATATTTCAGATCGCAGCTCCTCAATAGTTGTTTCGAAAAGTTGCGTTGTCTCCATGACTGCCGTCTTCAGCACCTTCTCCATAACAGAGGCGAACTGGGTTTGAAAACCTTCTTTCGCCATGTTAGCGGCGGCCATCTTCaacccacacacacgcatataaaatatcttcttctatggtatattgGCGATCGCACAATTGAATCTGCAtcccgccacctactgtgcgagATGGAAACAGGATTCCCAAAAAGTGTAACAAACTACCAAACATGAAAAATTATAATAAAGATGTAAAATCCTTAAGTCCGAAAAACGTTCCGGCAGCAGCCACAATAATGTCCAGTTTCTTAGACCTCTTTGAGACTTGAGCAGCACAGTTTATAACTGTGGCAATGAACgccacaaaaaaacacattttttcccACACACAGCATCTTTTGACTGGCAGCACACATTTACTACAGGCTGTGGTGCTTCCACTATCATATCTCCACTAGCATCAATTGTTCTCAATTATATGAATTGCCTCCGCATAGGAGATTGATAACTTTTGCAACCTCAGTCTCCTTCACCCTGTATACAGGGCACTCGAGATCATGATCCCCACCACAAGTGCAACACCATCCTACACACGTTGAAACATTGGCCAAATCCTTTACCATTCTTAGACTGCAGTGGTTTGGGGATGAAAGCTCTTACATAACCAAGCTTCACATGCATAGGTAGGTGTTCTTTATCAAAAAACAACAGTACTGACAGACTTTCTTCTTTTTCTCCACTCACCCAGCGGGTCAGACGCCGGGCACCAACCACACCAGGAATTCTCTTCAGGTATTCAACCTGAACATCTGTCGTCACCCGAAGTTTAAAGCACAAAATGTGTGTTGTCCGGATTCATTTGAGGCCCACTGCAATCTTCCTCTGTTCTTCATAATTACAGTTAATCATAATAAGACCACTCTTGGTCACTCATAGGCCTACTTCACAATTTGTTACACCTCAAACGGGTCTCCCACATATACATCCTTACTAGAAGTGATTCAATATCATTCATACACGTGTCCTCCACTCCAATTTTAGACCATTTCCTTTTTGTTTCAGTTTGACACTACTGTTATCTTTCACCCGTCGATTTCGGAACATTCATATTCACCAACTTTGATTGATGTGCTGCTTGATTCGAACTCAGCATCCACTTCCGCCATCTtacttattttaattttttattgcaataataataatattacacatcaatacagggacattcctgtgaatacaatttaaaaaaatgaaataatagaACACCAGTCgaacccccccaacaacaaaaaataatcaTTTGGAATTTGTGGCTGTGATAACTAGTGAAAACTGAAGCCATGTTCTGATCAATCCTGTCCATTATATTCAAAATAATAATATAGCTACAACAGACACAAAGTCAGAAGGCCAACCTACTCAAACCCGAACAAACAGATGCACAACCTTTGGCAGGAAAAAAACCCTCAATTGGGAGTGTAGAAGTCTCCCATTCAATGGTGTTCCATTTCAAGATGTGGGCACAAAGACGTCTGAATGGCACCAGGGGAAAGACAGACAAACAAAAGCCAAAGAGAAAAATGCTGCTGAAATGGCAGAAAATTCAAAGACAGATCATTATCATTTATACCATACACTTTTACATGAATTTCATTTTAATACTGTACTATCGAAATAAAGAAAGTTGCACACTCCATGTGTAatctcccagcaatttaatgggtgTTACCAACGTTACGGTATCACTGTGATGCCtcaccctgaggaaggcacagtgatgccgaaacgttggtaaatacccattaaattgctgggagatTACAGGGAGTGTGcaactttattttgatagtttattcaccattagtcagcacctccacacaaactattattctgggtgtgcgccagctcatatttttttaaatactgtaCTAACAGAATGTTACTCAATAAAATTGAAGGTGGGACTTTAAACGGGTGGCCTAACTCTGTGGTCGCTAAAGATCCAACAGCACTTACCAGAGCACGTCATGATGAGTAGCATTGTAGGTGTACTGTGTTAATCAAACTGTATTCCTATCAGTAATATGTATGTCAAGTGTATGAATAATGTATATTAAACAAAatatctgtaaaaaaaataaacaaatactcATGTAAAATAGTTAATTTTGTGGATGGGAGGTGGATGGGACAATACAATAAGGTTAGGATGATGTGTTCCCCCTTAAACTGTTAAGCGCTTTGGGTGTCTAGAAAAGTGCTATGTAAGCCCAATCAATTGTTATTATTAATAAATGTTTTGCCATCTTCTGTAGCTTGAAGACCAAGTAACATGGTTTAATTGtttatcttaaatcagccataaatctgCCAATTTCAAACTTCAAACATTTACCTTCATCTGAGCATTTCTGTGAAACCGTGTACATTTTACTTGTGGATTACGTGTTGGTTTTCATTCGTTTGCCTACATTCCATTTTAAAAACAATGCCGATATTGGAGTAAACCTATTATGGGTTaagacatgactccaacaccatcactaagtttgccgacgacacaacagaggtaggcctgatcactgacaaaaatgagacagcctatagggaggaggttcgagacctggcagtgtggtgccaggatgtcacgaaccggctcaaagttcgtaacaaaagggagacaacatgGAGACAAGGaataccaaaatatatatttattaaagtaAACTAagtacaattaacaatggtgtgtgtaatcagtagtgtaagtgagtgttttgcatgcataaatgtcataatgcagggtgttgaaaggt
It contains:
- the LOC106610465 gene encoding uncharacterized protein, translating into MRVCGLKMAAANMAKEGFQTQFASVMEKVLKTAVMETTQLFETTIEELRSEISRIKEENEDLKSRIRSPEKAKISTGESERRTAEPGPSQRTTSHIGKRDIGVQCVLTVQALPRSVEQHLREEDQWTELHRGAYDKEDNPQMAFVLIKQEVDWEADYSDDYSPGYILLKQEGGEPPTLVRRQPLRELPGRALVPPGAARALVNRYSQERTPTTQSTSAEAPLQGDQDTQEVPQALSPSQPRTREVNSGSAGQDQAPGAEQQSLVIPAAESPTSHLTASPQSAATIHSTSAVMAQSTVTTLSKETVQTTTAVQSTVAVKSTAAASERPPPVLSGLPRTPLQDTQPSPVPPRSPRPSSAQSHTDVLPVARPIAVPSTQPARPTAVPDGPPAAPPTQPQSPTVLAQSGVATATPPTPVQSTLLLTLSEELAGPPEKQALLVTEHVQPSPTVPPAVPERTSDEAPVQLSAPAVTTPSGPCQMFKTPFLAQLSVVPLGRSPPRVEEKGWEEDEGERLSPLPATSTEAVMTRSVATETTPVGEKKEEIVVQVGGGRKSSRRESILSGLRLRLRPRPQDSTPSPVVAKKPRGERTAPLDHDYSKVMWNRGEKSRESHVDQDVVEDTANGETADDKSSGQGSSNHIISEEEGGANTDVTSLTRQSPIGGGVGGVSKSKKRSMTWVQAQRGLALAQAKRSRSKVTKTSQRGQRSELRGLVTQTPFLPSTPQRHRSYSPSPHAASTSSLSPRRTSPRCTSPHGSPSPHQATGANVNPSPTTPPHPQPHQFKVISATPRRGRPRSAAAAVLNLKRSPSTPQPIPFIVTVSPHSGFKKSPPCTLTFQQAQRYRKSQPMWSPPGPFQLQQSPKSPRKRFTKNQCADCGRVLSSAAALESHASLHTGKRPFACSTCGKDFPNLKGLNRHARVHGEQRGHQCPKCDKTFVYRFGLTKHEQMVHSGVRPFICPICDKRFVIRRDMETHLRVHTGEKPFACSLCVKRFKRRVELNVHLRWHNGEKRHWCSYCGKGFLDYNNLKRHKFVHTGEKPYTCSECGKHFKQTGHLKKHLKTIHKDR